A genomic stretch from Syntrophorhabdaceae bacterium includes:
- a CDS encoding 2-hydroxymuconate tautomerase, with amino-acid sequence MPIIHVHMIEGRTVDQKRKLVTEMTQAVVNTLGVKTEDVRIILQEMARHDYSVGGTLFIDK; translated from the coding sequence ATGCCCATAATCCACGTGCACATGATCGAAGGAAGAACGGTTGACCAGAAGAGAAAGCTTGTGACGGAGATGACCCAGGCCGTGGTGAATACGCTGGGCGTGAAGACGGAGGACGTACGGATCATTCTGCAGGAAATGGCAAGACATGATTACTCCGTGGGAGGCACCCTCTTTATTGACAAGTAA